One genomic window of Quercus robur chromosome 6, dhQueRobu3.1, whole genome shotgun sequence includes the following:
- the LOC126688405 gene encoding 3'-5' exonuclease-like, whose product MGGQDEWEGEQGLADEDLRAIDDAIESATKKRRSDDFVESSNPQRSRSRRLPRSIVALQHPNPNPLSRCEMRLSVMKFGGRILYSKTAIDVEQAANHLLHTIANSKSKKTQFVLGFDIEWRPSFTKGVSPGKAAVMQICGDTSHCHVMHIFHSGIPKSLQLLLEDPTLLKVGAGIANDAVKVFKDYNVSIKAVEDLSYLAKQKLGGGPHQWGLGSLTKKLISKELRKPNKIKLGNWETNFLSKEQLDYAATDAFASWYLYQVLEGLPNLEVAACQGSEKLEGVTSE is encoded by the exons ATGGGGGGACAGGACGAGTGGGAAGGGGAGCAAGGGTTGGCAGACGAAGATCTACGAGCAATCGACGACGCAATCGAATCGGCTACCAAGAAACGACGCTCTGACGACTTTGTGGAATCATCAAATCCCCAAAGAAGTAGAAGTCGGCGGTTGCCAAGATCCATAGTGGCTCTCCAacacccaaatccaaatcctctATCTCGATGTGAAATGAGATTGTCAGTGATGAAGTTTGGGGGTCGCATTCTGTACAGCAAGACAGCCATTGATGTAGAGCAAGCTGCAAACCACCTTCTTCACACCATCGCTAACTCCAAGTCCAAGAAGACTCAATTCGTTCTTGGATTCGACATTGAGTGGCGACCCAGTTTTACTAAAG GTGTTTCACCTGGGAAGGCTGCGGTTATGCAGATATGTGGGGACACTAGTCATTGCCATGTAATGCATATTTTTCATTCTGGAATTCCTAAAAGTTTGCAACTTCTTCTTGAGGACCCTACACTTTTGAAG GTTGGAGCTGGCATTGCCAATGATGCTGTCAAGGTTTTTAAAGATTATAATGTATCCATCAAAGCTGTGGAGGATCTTTCTTATCTTGCTAAACAAAAGCTTGGTGGAGGTCCCCACCAATGGGGTCTTGGATCCCTAACCAAGAAGCTTATATCAAAAGAG CTTCGTAAGCCCAATAAAATTAAGCTGGGAAACTGGGAGACTAATTTTTTGTCAAAGGAGCAACTAGATTATGCAGCCACAGATGCTTTTGCTTCTTGGTATCTGTATCAG GTATTAGAAGGCCTCCCCAATCTAGAAGTTGCTGCTTGCCAAGGAAGTGAAAAGTTGGAAGGTGTGACGTCAGAATGA